The following coding sequences are from one Thunnus maccoyii chromosome 17, fThuMac1.1, whole genome shotgun sequence window:
- the LOC121882333 gene encoding transforming growth factor beta-3 proprotein-like produces MHLGKALLFVLLLNCATLSSSLSTCATVDIDHVKRKRVEAIRGQILSKLRLTSPPHSLGPSKIPYQIQALYNSTKELLEELGRDRQQSCGQDNTETEYYAKEIYKFNMVYGPTESNDLPNCPKGITSKVFRFNVSAMERNSTNLFRAEFRALRVPNSIAKRNEQRIELYQIVRPNEHIRKQRYIGAKNVLTKGTPEWVSFDVTETVREWLMNRGTNLGLEISVHCPCHTFNPNGDIIDNENEVLEVKFKGVDGDEEHSRLDLSHLNKRKEQPLPHLILMMIPPHRLDAQSTRRRKRALDTNYCFSNTEESCCVRRLHIDFRRDLDWKWIHEPSGYDANYCSGPCPYLRSSDTTHSSLLSLYNTLNPEASASPCCVPQDLEPLTILYYSGRTPKVEQLSNMIVKSCKCS; encoded by the exons ATGCATTTGGGTAAGGCTTTACtgtttgtcctcctcctcaATTGCGCAACTTTGAGCTCATCCCTGTCAACTTGTGCCACCGTGGATATTGACCACGTGAAAAGGAAGAGGGTTGAGGCGATACGAGGTCAAATTCTGAGCAAACTCCGACTGACAAGTCCCCCACACTCCCTCGGACCGAGTAAAATCCCTTATCAAATCCAAGCATTGTATAACAGCACCAAGGAGCTACTGGAGGAGCTTGGGAGGGATCGGCAGCAGAGTTGCGGTCAGgacaacacagagacagagtaCTACGCCAAAGAGATATACAAATTCAACATGGTCTACGGACCGACAGAAAGCA ACGATCTGCCCAACTGCCCAAAAGGTATCACCTCTAAGGTTTTCCGCTTCAATGTCTCCGCCATGGAAAGAAACTCAACCAACCTCTTCAGAGCAGAGTTTCGAGCTCTGAGGGTCCCAAACTCAATTGCCAAGAGGAATGAACAGCGGATTGAACTCTACCAG ATTGTGAGGCCAAACGAACACATTAGGAAACAACGCTACATCGGAGCCAAGAATGTGCTGACCAAAGGTACTCCAGAGTGGGTCTCCTTCGATGTGACTGAAACTGTGCGGGAATGGCTGATGAACAGAG GAACAAATCTGGGTTTGGAAATCAGTGTGCACTGTCCCTGCCACACCTTCAACCCAAATGGTGACATCATTGACAATGAGAATGAAGTGCTGGAGGTGAAGTTTAAAG GCGTGGATGGAGATGAGGAGCACAGCCGCTTGGACCTGAGTCACCTAAATAAGCGAAAGGAGCAGCCGCTGCCTCACCTTATCCTCATGATGATCCCACCCCACCGCCTGGATGCTCAGTCCACACGCCGACGCAAGAGAGCGCTGGACACAAACTACTGTTTCTC aaacacagaggagagctgctgtgttcgTCGGCTCCACATTGATTTCCGGCGTGACTTGGACTGGAAGTGGATCCATGAGCCCAGTGGTTACGATGCCAACTACTGCTCCGGGCCCTGCCCTTACCTGAGGAGCTCAGATACAACACACAGCTCG CTGCTGAGCCTGTACAACACTCTGAACCCGGAGGCATCGGCCTCCCCCTGCTGTGTCCCTCAAGACCTGGAACCCCTCACGATACTCTACTACTCTGGACGAACCCCCAAAGTGGAGCAGCTCTCCAACATGATTGTCAAGTCTTGCAAGTGTAGCTGA